In Caretta caretta isolate rCarCar2 chromosome 11, rCarCar1.hap1, whole genome shotgun sequence, the sequence ccagagccccagccacCGGCTGGGCGGGGGAAGTCCCCTGGCAGAAGCTGTGGGATGGGGGAAGCCCCCACGTGCTCCCCCCCCCAGTCCCAATCAGAAGCCGAGGGACGGGGGAAGGATCCCCTACCCTCTCTGCACCCATCTCCAGCAGAAGCCTCAGtgctcccctccactcccccctccccgaccCCATCCCCGGCAGATGctgtggcccaggaccccaggaaaccttaatccatCTCTGATCTAGCCCAGCCCACTCATGCTGAGGTAGGGCCAAGTATAGCTAGACAgaggtttgtctaacctgttcttaaagttccagtgatggggattcaacaacctcccttggaagcctagtccagtacttacccttttttttttttttttttttttgaagctgcCACAATCTCTGGTCCTCCCTATTCAGCCAGATTCCTCCATCACAAGCGGTTGAGTCTGTACTTCTATCTTCTTTAGAGGAATGTAGGATCTCATCCCAGCTGCTCTCTCTGCCTTCTGCTGGGTATAAGGCTCCTCCCTCAGCTGCTTCAGTCTTCTTTTGTGAACTTTAGATTTGAAATGTTCCTTCATGCTATTCAAATCTACAAAGTATCGCACGCAGTAGTGCTGCGCACTTCCAGGCATGTCGGGGTCCGGCTCCTGGTGCAGCAGCCTGGCCGTGATGTCCGGCTGCAGGTCCCCATGGATCTGGTCCAGGTTCCGGCACTGCTGCTTTGCTTTCCATTGGCAGGCCAGGGAGCGCGCCTTGTGCGAGCCCGTGTGATGGGAGCTCCGCGGCGCCATGGCGAGGACGGGGCGGGGAGACTATTCTtaggtagaaagtttttcctgatatctaacctaaatctcccttgctgcagattaagcccattgtgTGGAtatggagagcaattgatcagCCTTTTTAaaacagcccttaatgtatttgaagattatcaggtccccccttagtcttcttttctcaagacaaaacaTGTTCcgtttttttaactttccctcaCAGGgctggttttctaaacctttgatcgtttttgttgctctcttctgaactctctccagtttatccacaacTTTTCCagagtgtggcacccagaattggacacagtactccagcgttgagtagagtgggacaactacctcccatgtcttacatacaactctcttgttaatataccccagaatgatattcgcCGTTTTTACAATTGCATCACGTTGGTGACTCATATTCAGTCTGTGATCCTCtccaacccccagatccttttcagcagtattaccacctagccagttattccccattttcatatcttccttcctaagtgttatactttgcacttgtctttatttaatttcatccttttgatttcagaccaattcagTTGTTTCCCAAGCTTACAAATGTGATGACAGGGTAGTTTTCTTTATCTCTCACTACTTGGCATTTCAGCTGAGAGAGTCAACAAGGGTGCTAATTAGTGCCAGCTGTGGTGTCTGCGTGGACTCAGACCCTCTACTTCAGGGGAAAAATTAAAGCTTGTAGCTGCAGGAGCGTACAGGAGCTTCTAATGCTGCTCAAGGCACACAAATCTATTGCATGATAGGCTCCCTGCCTTTTAAGGATTGACACAGCCAGTGAATCAATGGAAATAAAGTTCCTATGTCCACCTTAGGGATCTAGGACCCTCATTTTAggtacccaggtttgaaaatgtgggcctaaATTGCCTAGTCAGTTGACATATGTGGCTATCCCAAGGAAATGAAGTAAATAGGGCTGATAAGTTGTTCAGGATACAGAGTTGTATATACAAAGAATTAGACCCTTGCAACTCAACAAGAACCTGATGGAACATGACTGCAAGCGTTGGGGTCAGGTTGGATCTGGTCTGAAAACAACCCAAcccaaagccctggttgggatgatttagttggggttggtcctgctttgagcagggggttggactagatgacccccttaGGTCTCTTCcgaccctaatcttctgtgattcttgGGCTTGGTTTGGGTAGTACCTGTTCACCTCCTCCTGCCCATCAGGTTGGCGCAGTGGCTGCATGACCCACTCCTGGCAGCTGCGACTGCCTCGTACTGCATATGCTGCGGAGTGAGAGTCTCTGTGACTTGTCAGCATACTCAATCTGCAGCACATACAGGGCAGCAAGGTGGTGGTGGCTGTCAGGAGTGGGGCACCAATCCCACAggcaggaagcagccagagaTGGATTGTGGGCATGGGGACCAGAAATCCCCAGCCAGGGTGAGCCCCTAGaatgaggtggtggtggtgctgacAAAGATTTGGGCTGGGTCTGAAAATGTCTTGACTCACTCAGGATTGTGTCAGGTTTGGGTTGTTATGGTCTAGTCAGTTCAGGTTCGGCTTTAAAATTAGGTCTAAGCAGATCTCTGCACAGTAAAGAGAGTTCATAATA encodes:
- the LOC125644789 gene encoding zinc finger protein 593-like, translating into MAPRSSHHTGSHKARSLACQWKAKQQCRNLDQIHGDLQPDITARLLHQEPDPDMPGSAQHYCVRYFVDLNSMKEHFKSKVHKRRLKQLREEPYTQQKAERAAGMRSYIPLKKIEVQTQPLVMEESG